One window of Flavobacteriales bacterium genomic DNA carries:
- a CDS encoding transmembrane 220 family protein, which translates to MKILYLVLSVMFLVFAGLQWNDPDPIHWTLCYLAIAVSCALAAFGQYPKWWLWGVTIIIGVWMLIASPAFFRWMQGGFPNIAGQMKDTRPIIEETREFGGLVMAFLVMLFIALRGARGRLK; encoded by the coding sequence ATGAAGATCCTCTACCTCGTCCTCTCCGTGATGTTCCTCGTGTTCGCCGGGCTCCAGTGGAACGACCCGGACCCGATCCATTGGACCCTATGTTATTTGGCCATCGCGGTTTCCTGCGCACTGGCCGCCTTCGGGCAGTATCCGAAATGGTGGCTGTGGGGCGTCACCATCATCATCGGGGTTTGGATGCTCATCGCCTCCCCGGCATTCTTCCGTTGGATGCAGGGCGGCTTTCCGAACATCGCCGGACAGATGAAGGACACGCGGCCGATCATTGAAGAGACGCGGGAATTCGGCGGACTGGTCATGGCTTTCTTGGTGATGCTCTTCATCGCCCTGCGAGGCGCAAGGGGGCGCCTGAAGTAG
- a CDS encoding transposase, giving the protein MSVRTRQRTDGAIFYCTFTCWQWLPLIERTSTYDHIYSWMHIAKTKGFRIFGYVIMPNHVHLVIHAAEGLSINALLANAKRFLAYEIRDRLIKQGDMVLLEMLKAAVRPSDAARGQEYRVFMPSSDIRECFDEAMIQQKLDYIHTNPVKGKWMLADNYLDYPHSSAGFYERGDAATVPVEHYQLALRS; this is encoded by the coding sequence ATGTCCGTACGTACCCGCCAGCGCACTGACGGCGCTATCTTCTATTGCACCTTCACCTGTTGGCAGTGGTTACCCCTTATCGAGCGGACTTCCACCTATGACCACATCTATAGCTGGATGCATATCGCCAAGACCAAAGGCTTCCGCATCTTCGGCTATGTGATCATGCCCAACCATGTACATCTGGTCATCCATGCTGCGGAAGGACTGTCCATAAATGCGCTACTGGCCAATGCGAAGCGATTCCTTGCCTATGAGATCCGCGACAGACTGATCAAACAAGGTGATATGGTACTGCTCGAAATGCTGAAGGCCGCTGTCCGCCCAAGCGATGCAGCCCGCGGCCAGGAATACCGGGTATTCATGCCTTCATCCGATATCCGTGAGTGCTTCGATGAGGCGATGATCCAACAGAAGCTGGACTACATTCACACCAACCCGGTAAAGGGGAAGTGGATGCTCGCGGACAACTACTTGGACTATCCGCATTCCAGCGCGGGCTTCTATGAGCGGGGCGATGCTGCGACAGTACCTGTGGAACACTACCAGTTGGCATTGAGATCATGA
- a CDS encoding T9SS type A sorting domain-containing protein produces the protein MLTNDSVTIDFLWDYLFPFPVYFGPVDHTGILGPEESGGSLRIWPNPATKMIRITSPEGYAKEIVIADISGRQLVHRSSSPPMDAVDISTLAPGRYFIRIVTNQNHIQHGTFEKMR, from the coding sequence ATGCTGACCAACGACAGCGTCACCATTGACTTTTTATGGGACTACCTCTTTCCTTTCCCAGTGTACTTCGGCCCAGTGGACCATACGGGTATTTTAGGCCCGGAAGAGTCCGGTGGATCGCTCCGGATCTGGCCCAACCCGGCCACCAAGATGATCCGGATAACGTCCCCCGAAGGTTACGCCAAGGAAATTGTCATTGCGGACATTTCCGGTCGGCAACTCGTGCATCGCAGCAGTTCACCCCCCATGGACGCAGTGGATATTTCCACACTTGCCCCGGGTCGCTATTTCATTCGCATCGTTACCAACCAAAACCACATTCAACATGGCACCTTCGAAAAGATGAGGTAG
- a CDS encoding DUF1800 family protein, with product MPLQPYAGPFGAPELRHLLRRTLFGASNADLAHFAGMSLTDVVDELLTFTNNTTPPIKAYSIPDGSNQPDPTLVDPDVPFGSTWTTVVRDPGLVPNPNIQRVTSFQQWWTGLLVGQDRNVREKMVLFWHTNLATQASTVQLAEPLYVMNQLLRDQCLGNFRSMMFDVTVDASMLIYLNGYVNTNLAPDENYGRELMELFTLGEGTGYTEEDVHTAARVLTGWTVQIQNGGAPILPAVGYFPFLHDATDKQFSAFFNNTVIQGQTGAGGGTTEINALLDMIFAKEEAGLRMARKLYHFFVHGEISAEVETDVIQPLAQIFRDNASAPDQMRIVLQALLTSDHFFSADVRACMITSPTDFIIGTLRELELPMPTTAQFEAQYYIWNSIFSLLYATGQAVSEPPNVAGWVAYYQAPVYDGIWMDTASYVYRLYTYQVITYLGLSTPNNLYQPQSRNLQLTIDLIALTQQFTTPEDPNALVAQAAELLFRVDVSQQVKDQLKTNYLLFGQQSDHYWTDAYLIYVADPNTQNTTAQLVPILLMGLFLDMQGAAEHQLV from the coding sequence ATGCCGCTGCAACCCTACGCTGGACCTTTCGGCGCCCCGGAACTGCGCCATCTTCTGCGACGCACGCTTTTCGGCGCCAGCAACGCGGACCTCGCTCATTTTGCGGGCATGTCGTTGACGGATGTGGTGGACGAACTGCTCACCTTCACCAATAACACCACGCCACCGATCAAGGCGTATTCGATCCCGGACGGGAGCAACCAGCCGGACCCGACGCTCGTGGACCCCGATGTTCCGTTCGGCAGTACATGGACCACCGTGGTGCGTGACCCCGGACTGGTCCCGAACCCGAACATTCAACGGGTAACAAGTTTTCAGCAATGGTGGACGGGGCTCTTGGTCGGTCAAGACCGCAACGTCCGGGAGAAGATGGTGCTCTTCTGGCATACCAACTTGGCCACGCAGGCATCCACGGTGCAATTGGCGGAGCCCCTGTACGTGATGAACCAACTGCTGCGTGACCAGTGCTTGGGGAACTTCCGCAGCATGATGTTCGACGTGACGGTGGATGCCTCCATGTTGATCTACCTCAACGGCTACGTCAACACCAATCTGGCCCCGGACGAGAATTATGGCCGTGAGCTGATGGAACTCTTCACCTTGGGCGAGGGCACGGGCTACACGGAGGAGGACGTGCATACCGCGGCCCGTGTGCTCACCGGGTGGACCGTCCAAATCCAGAACGGAGGCGCGCCGATCCTGCCAGCGGTGGGGTACTTTCCTTTTCTCCACGACGCCACGGACAAGCAGTTCTCGGCTTTTTTCAACAACACCGTGATACAGGGCCAGACAGGGGCCGGCGGCGGCACAACGGAGATCAACGCGCTGCTGGACATGATCTTCGCCAAGGAGGAAGCGGGCCTGCGCATGGCGCGCAAGCTCTACCACTTCTTCGTCCACGGCGAGATCTCAGCGGAAGTGGAGACGGACGTGATCCAACCCTTGGCGCAGATCTTCCGCGACAACGCCTCCGCACCGGACCAGATGCGCATCGTGCTCCAAGCGCTGCTCACCAGTGACCACTTCTTCAGCGCGGATGTCCGGGCCTGCATGATCACCAGCCCCACGGACTTCATCATCGGCACCTTGCGCGAACTGGAACTGCCCATGCCCACCACCGCGCAGTTCGAGGCGCAGTACTATATCTGGAATTCCATCTTCAGCCTCTTGTACGCCACCGGACAGGCGGTCAGTGAGCCGCCGAACGTGGCCGGATGGGTCGCTTATTACCAAGCTCCTGTGTATGACGGGATCTGGATGGACACCGCCTCCTACGTCTATCGCCTGTACACCTATCAGGTCATTACCTACCTCGGCCTCTCCACGCCGAACAACCTGTACCAACCGCAAAGCCGCAACCTCCAGCTCACGATCGACCTCATCGCGCTCACCCAGCAGTTCACTACGCCGGAGGATCCCAATGCCTTGGTGGCACAGGCGGCGGAGCTGCTGTTCCGCGTGGACGTCTCGCAACAGGTGAAGGACCAGTTGAAGACCAACTACCTCCTGTTCGGGCAGCAAAGCGACCACTATTGGACCGATGCTTATCTGATCTACGTGGCGGACCCGAACACCCAGAACACAACGGCGCAATTGGTCCCCATCCTGCTGATGGGGCTCTTCCTCGACATGCAAGGGGCCGCTGAACACCAATTGGTTTAA
- a CDS encoding T9SS type A sorting domain-containing protein, producing MSRNLLLALACGLAVVAAAQPTWRFHLAFEDGAGARDTIWMVYDTAATTGTFPYPGPNVDTLLGEGPVVVNDGQFHVFLTNALGDTTRTNAYPYFIYPSFDGTIIDAINWTPPMTIRWDTSLFHAPYLPYAEGSFGLAFLDGGYFFFHSNTGNETGYSMLITDSAFVNEDLDYLFPIPVYFDADNTIGVGEHQSAETALRLWPNPAQRVVHVQAPGSESGEVLVSDLMGRRVLNVEHMPANGPLDVSSLHPGIYLIRVRTQQNHVFHGTFEKIP from the coding sequence ATGTCCCGCAACCTCCTCCTCGCCCTCGCCTGTGGCCTCGCTGTTGTTGCGGCAGCGCAGCCCACTTGGCGCTTCCACCTGGCCTTTGAAGATGGTGCCGGAGCAAGGGACACCATTTGGATGGTGTATGATACCGCAGCAACAACAGGGACCTTCCCTTATCCGGGACCCAATGTGGACACATTGCTCGGAGAAGGTCCTGTGGTTGTGAACGACGGACAATTTCATGTTTTCTTGACGAATGCTTTGGGGGATACTACCCGTACCAATGCATATCCCTATTTCATTTATCCTTCATTCGACGGGACAATAATCGATGCCATAAACTGGACCCCACCCATGACCATCCGGTGGGACACGAGCCTGTTTCATGCGCCTTATTTACCGTATGCAGAGGGGAGTTTTGGCTTGGCTTTTTTGGACGGAGGCTATTTCTTCTTTCATTCCAATACAGGCAATGAAACGGGGTATAGCATGCTCATCACCGATTCTGCATTCGTGAATGAGGATCTCGATTATCTCTTCCCAATACCCGTGTATTTTGACGCAGATAACACCATTGGTGTCGGGGAACACCAGAGCGCCGAAACAGCATTACGGCTATGGCCCAACCCCGCCCAGAGGGTGGTCCATGTACAAGCCCCCGGAAGCGAATCCGGGGAAGTGCTTGTTTCGGACCTGATGGGCCGGCGCGTCCTCAATGTGGAGCACATGCCCGCCAATGGTCCATTGGATGTTTCCTCGCTCCATCCGGGCATCTACCTCATCCGTGTCCGTACCCAACAAAATCACGTTTTCCATGGCACATTCGAAAAGATCCCTTAG
- a CDS encoding TonB-dependent receptor has translation MFHRLNCTMHHLACLFILAPLFSYAQPPMATLVGHVVDGSSGGPVPGASVFLVPGNISLTATTDSAGYFRMAAIPVGHYALRAAAVGFDTLEVPELWLRTGKQVQQRLELSPATALLGSVTVSAMAREQLSPLGLRAFTVEQSLRWPATFFDPGRLVAALPGVVDANDQANHLIIRGNSPNANAWTLEGVEIVNPGHTGNAGTASDLPTLSGGGVNILSAQMLGTSQLLTGVLPIANDNALGGILDMHLRNGNMREQEWTAQAGLIGIDLSTEGPIGKNGRSSYLVNYRYSTVGILGALGVDLGDEAINFQDLSFHVTMGVGKRGEAHLFGLGGNSSNVFEAIHDTTQWEVDKDSRNIDYRSSMGAVGGSIRVPIGGKNTFTSTIAVSEIDQERTEERLLSDYSEGSRYDVELSERKLSGVAQVDGAVGARLHYTVGGSAMQQRINTSMDPDLTGWLIRPWLSGRWSFTDRLQATVGLAWSWFTFNDDNTPEPRATLEWRMPHNRKVALAYGLRSQLPAWQVMRVGTVGAPNNNAGIGFMRAQDVVLGYDHPVNDRFSLHAEAYYQLLFNVPVLNSAYLDPQLNTFSMVNSWDEPLYFPLSNTGTATNAGVEISMRHDFANNIFYHANVSLYSSQCTDITGSTEDSRWDGRYIINLFGGKEFKKVKEDRVRTWGISGRLNVNGGPRGNPINIRLSKALGGTVYDGPPWSEPLGTVYRIDLRVYLKKDRKSRTGMWSLDLQNVTNAQNPAFRYFDSRKGEVVTKYQLGIIPNLSYRIEF, from the coding sequence ATGTTCCACCGGCTGAATTGCACAATGCACCACTTGGCTTGCTTGTTCATTCTCGCTCCGCTCTTCAGCTACGCGCAGCCTCCCATGGCCACGCTGGTCGGCCATGTGGTGGACGGCAGTTCCGGCGGGCCGGTCCCGGGCGCATCCGTTTTTCTTGTGCCGGGCAACATTTCGCTCACGGCCACCACCGACAGCGCGGGCTACTTCCGCATGGCGGCCATACCCGTGGGGCACTATGCGTTGCGTGCGGCCGCCGTGGGCTTCGATACGCTGGAGGTGCCCGAGCTGTGGCTGCGCACGGGGAAGCAGGTCCAGCAGCGCCTGGAACTTTCACCGGCAACTGCGCTGCTCGGCTCGGTGACCGTGAGCGCCATGGCCCGGGAGCAGCTATCGCCCTTGGGCTTGAGAGCTTTCACCGTGGAGCAAAGCCTGCGCTGGCCGGCCACCTTCTTCGATCCCGGAAGACTGGTGGCAGCCCTGCCCGGAGTGGTGGACGCCAACGACCAGGCCAACCATTTGATCATCCGCGGCAACTCGCCCAATGCCAATGCATGGACCTTGGAAGGCGTGGAGATCGTGAACCCCGGCCACACCGGTAATGCGGGCACCGCCAGTGACCTGCCCACGCTCAGCGGCGGCGGGGTGAACATCCTCAGCGCACAGATGCTCGGCACTTCCCAATTGCTCACCGGTGTTCTCCCTATCGCGAACGACAATGCCTTGGGCGGCATCCTGGACATGCACCTGCGCAACGGCAACATGCGCGAGCAGGAATGGACAGCACAAGCAGGACTCATAGGCATCGACCTCTCCACCGAAGGCCCCATCGGTAAGAACGGCCGCTCCTCGTATCTGGTCAATTACCGCTACTCCACGGTGGGGATCCTCGGTGCGCTGGGCGTGGACCTTGGGGACGAGGCCATCAACTTCCAGGACCTCTCCTTCCATGTCACAATGGGCGTGGGCAAACGGGGCGAAGCGCATCTCTTCGGCCTCGGCGGCAACAGCAGCAACGTCTTCGAAGCCATCCACGATACCACGCAATGGGAAGTGGACAAGGACAGCAGGAACATCGACTACCGCTCCAGCATGGGCGCCGTGGGCGGAAGCATCCGCGTACCCATAGGCGGAAAGAACACCTTCACGTCCACGATCGCGGTCTCCGAGATCGACCAAGAGCGCACGGAGGAGCGGTTGTTATCGGACTATTCCGAGGGCTCGCGTTACGATGTGGAATTGAGCGAGCGGAAACTCTCCGGCGTGGCACAGGTGGACGGGGCCGTGGGTGCCCGCCTTCACTACACCGTCGGCGGAAGCGCGATGCAACAGCGCATCAACACCTCCATGGACCCGGACCTGACCGGCTGGCTGATACGCCCTTGGCTGAGCGGACGCTGGAGCTTCACCGATCGCTTGCAGGCCACGGTCGGCCTGGCGTGGTCCTGGTTCACCTTCAACGATGACAATACGCCGGAGCCGCGTGCGACGCTGGAATGGCGCATGCCGCACAACCGCAAAGTGGCCTTGGCGTATGGCCTCCGCTCGCAATTGCCGGCATGGCAGGTGATGCGCGTGGGCACCGTCGGCGCACCGAACAACAATGCGGGGATCGGGTTTATGCGCGCACAGGATGTGGTGTTGGGCTACGACCATCCCGTGAACGATCGTTTCTCGTTGCACGCCGAGGCGTACTACCAGCTGCTGTTCAATGTCCCCGTCCTGAACAGCGCTTATCTGGATCCGCAACTGAACACCTTCAGCATGGTGAACTCGTGGGATGAGCCTTTGTATTTCCCGCTAAGCAATACCGGCACCGCCACCAACGCCGGCGTGGAGATCTCCATGCGCCACGACTTCGCGAACAACATCTTCTATCATGCCAATGTTTCGCTCTACAGCAGCCAATGCACGGATATCACCGGTTCCACGGAAGATTCCCGTTGGGACGGCCGATACATCATCAACCTGTTCGGCGGAAAGGAATTCAAAAAGGTGAAGGAAGATCGCGTGCGCACTTGGGGTATCAGCGGGAGACTGAACGTGAACGGCGGACCACGGGGAAATCCGATCAATATCCGACTCTCAAAAGCGCTTGGCGGAACGGTCTATGATGGGCCTCCATGGTCCGAGCCACTTGGCACCGTTTACCGGATCGATCTGCGTGTTTACCTGAAGAAGGACCGGAAAAGCCGCACCGGCATGTGGTCCTTGGACCTGCAGAATGTGACGAACGCCCAAAATCCCGCATTTCGTTACTTCGACAGCCGCAAGGGCGAAGTGGTAACGAAATACCAGCTCGGCATCATCCCCAACCTTAGCTACCGCATCGAATTCTGA
- a CDS encoding DUF1501 domain-containing protein: protein MDRRDFIRSTSLATLGGFALRGMSSPLFAPLLAAGVEEGRVLVMVQLYGGNDGLNTVIPLDQYSLLSQFRSNILIPEGQVLGLSGTGGATGLHPSLTGLQDLWNDGKLSIVQGVSYPDPSYSHFRATDIWETGSDTDQTLESGWVGRYLNNEFPNYPAGFPNADMPDPLAIRIGGPVTIGLQNMGVSMGVAINNTEDPLNLTGSLYVDPITPDCRGERLDLVRTVQRQTDLYGNVINAAAVQGCNQSTLYPTGNEPGAKLAQALKIVAQLICGGLKTRVYWVSLNGFDTHAEQTDTGDHTIGAHATLLQGVSDSIRAFQDDLHLLNLEDRVIGMTFSEFGRRIMSNGSGGTDHGSAEPIFMFGTQVVPGMLGQNPQIDPNTTYNTNLPMQYDFRSVYASVLKDWFCVPQAEIDQVLLDFYQPLTLVDPAGCLSAGLHELNQGAGESLLDVWPNPFTETTSVRFTSNGGRVILQVFNEEGRIMRVLVNQDMPAGTHTSGCDLGDMPAGVYYCRLQNGSRQQVKSMLKVR, encoded by the coding sequence ATGGACAGAAGGGATTTCATCCGAAGCACCTCGCTCGCCACGCTGGGCGGCTTTGCCTTGCGCGGCATGAGCAGCCCGCTTTTCGCGCCCCTGCTCGCGGCCGGCGTGGAGGAGGGCCGCGTGTTGGTGATGGTCCAATTGTACGGCGGCAATGACGGGCTGAACACCGTGATCCCGCTGGACCAGTATTCGCTGCTTTCGCAGTTCCGCAGCAACATCCTCATCCCTGAAGGACAAGTACTGGGCCTGTCCGGCACTGGCGGTGCCACCGGGCTGCACCCTTCACTCACCGGGCTTCAGGACCTTTGGAACGACGGCAAGCTCTCCATCGTGCAAGGCGTGAGCTATCCGGACCCGAGCTATTCCCATTTCCGGGCAACGGACATCTGGGAGACCGGCTCGGACACGGACCAGACGCTGGAATCGGGTTGGGTGGGGCGCTACCTCAACAACGAGTTCCCCAATTATCCGGCGGGATTTCCGAACGCGGACATGCCCGATCCGTTGGCGATCCGGATCGGGGGGCCTGTCACCATCGGCCTGCAGAACATGGGGGTGAGCATGGGCGTGGCGATCAACAACACCGAGGACCCGCTCAACCTCACGGGCAGCCTGTACGTGGACCCCATCACCCCGGACTGCCGTGGCGAGAGGCTCGATCTCGTGCGCACCGTTCAGCGCCAGACCGACCTGTACGGCAATGTGATCAATGCTGCGGCCGTGCAAGGCTGCAACCAGAGCACGCTTTATCCCACCGGGAACGAGCCCGGCGCAAAGCTGGCCCAGGCCTTGAAGATCGTAGCGCAGTTGATCTGCGGTGGCCTGAAGACCCGCGTGTACTGGGTCAGTTTGAACGGCTTCGACACGCATGCCGAACAGACCGATACCGGGGACCACACCATCGGCGCGCACGCTACACTGCTCCAAGGTGTCAGCGATTCGATCCGCGCGTTCCAGGACGACCTGCACCTGCTCAACTTGGAGGACCGCGTGATCGGGATGACCTTCTCGGAGTTCGGCCGCCGCATCATGAGCAACGGCTCCGGTGGCACGGACCATGGTTCGGCGGAACCGATCTTCATGTTCGGCACGCAGGTGGTGCCGGGCATGCTGGGCCAGAACCCGCAGATCGACCCGAACACCACCTACAACACGAACCTGCCGATGCAGTACGACTTCCGCAGCGTCTATGCCTCGGTCCTGAAGGACTGGTTCTGCGTACCGCAAGCGGAGATCGACCAAGTACTGCTCGACTTCTACCAACCGCTCACCTTGGTGGATCCGGCCGGTTGCCTTAGCGCAGGGCTTCATGAGCTGAACCAAGGTGCCGGCGAATCCCTATTGGACGTTTGGCCGAACCCGTTCACGGAGACCACCTCCGTTCGCTTCACCAGTAACGGCGGGCGCGTCATCCTTCAAGTGTTCAACGAGGAGGGCCGGATCATGCGCGTATTGGTGAACCAGGACATGCCCGCCGGAACCCATACTTCCGGCTGTGATCTGGGCGACATGCCCGCTGGCGTCTACTACTGCCGTTTGCAGAACGGAAGTCGGCAGCAAGTGAAGAGCATGCTGAAGGTGCGTTGA
- a CDS encoding polysaccharide biosynthesis C-terminal domain-containing protein encodes MLKVITGTIAARIITTAMGLLISVIAGHRLGLEGLGTIGLIVLGITLIRLGMDLVGGSALVYLVPRVALGRLLRPGYLWAVLAAGVGYGIVRVFKLVPEGYAGDVAVLAFLQGIHAIHLSVLIGQQRIRANNIIAVVQAVVLVAAFGVLARAPEADAHAFITASYISIGAALLLSIFSMRKHVKPHAEAPQHVIRLLLRQGAYVQVANGMQLMNYRLAYWLIEKFQNTAALGIYTVANQLAEGAWLVPKSLAVVLYSKISNTEGPEGQRLLTLTFLKTSMACASAVVLVLVLLPSTVFQWVFGPEVVGITPLILLLVPGILSMAASQAYSHFFSGTARNVHNVIGSGLGLVATVVAGLLLIPAYGLFGAAISATLAYSINAVYQTIAFMRITGSSFTDLWPNAADGRRLRGMFLRQGSD; translated from the coding sequence ATGCTGAAGGTCATCACGGGCACCATCGCAGCGCGCATCATCACCACGGCGATGGGCCTGCTGATCTCCGTGATCGCCGGGCACCGCCTCGGCTTGGAAGGCCTGGGCACCATCGGCTTGATCGTGCTCGGCATCACGCTGATCCGCTTGGGCATGGACCTCGTTGGCGGCAGCGCCTTGGTGTACCTCGTGCCGCGTGTGGCTTTGGGGCGCCTGCTGCGGCCGGGCTACCTGTGGGCGGTACTGGCAGCAGGCGTGGGTTACGGCATCGTGCGCGTGTTCAAGCTGGTGCCGGAAGGCTATGCAGGCGATGTTGCGGTGCTGGCCTTCCTGCAAGGCATCCACGCGATCCACCTCAGCGTGCTCATCGGGCAGCAGCGGATCCGGGCGAACAACATCATCGCCGTGGTGCAGGCCGTGGTGCTGGTGGCGGCGTTCGGCGTATTGGCCCGTGCCCCGGAAGCCGATGCCCATGCCTTCATCACGGCCTCCTACATCTCCATCGGGGCCGCCTTGTTGCTCAGCATTTTTTCCATGCGCAAGCATGTGAAGCCGCATGCGGAAGCGCCACAGCACGTGATCCGCCTGCTCCTCCGGCAAGGCGCCTACGTGCAGGTGGCGAATGGCATGCAGTTGATGAACTACCGCCTGGCCTACTGGCTGATCGAGAAATTCCAGAACACGGCAGCGCTTGGGATCTACACCGTGGCCAACCAACTGGCGGAAGGTGCTTGGCTGGTGCCGAAGAGCCTGGCCGTGGTGCTCTACAGCAAGATCAGCAACACCGAAGGGCCGGAAGGACAACGCCTGTTGACGCTCACCTTCCTCAAGACCTCCATGGCCTGTGCCTCCGCCGTGGTGCTCGTGCTCGTACTCTTACCGTCCACCGTGTTCCAATGGGTCTTCGGGCCGGAAGTGGTCGGCATCACGCCACTGATCCTACTCTTGGTGCCGGGCATCCTCAGCATGGCCGCTTCACAGGCGTACAGCCACTTCTTCAGCGGCACGGCGCGCAACGTCCACAACGTGATCGGCTCCGGGCTGGGGCTGGTGGCCACGGTGGTGGCCGGGCTGCTGTTGATCCCGGCCTACGGCCTCTTCGGTGCCGCGATCTCCGCCACACTGGCCTATTCCATCAACGCCGTGTACCAGACCATCGCCTTCATGCGCATTACCGGTTCGTCGTTCACGGACCTGTGGCCGAATGCGGCGGATGGGCGGCGGTTGCGGGGGATGTTCTTACGTCAGGGATCGGATTGA